Below is a window of Pseudomonas monteilii DNA.
TGAGTTCAAGGCGCTGTTCGGCACCACGCTGGTCTGCGGCTTCGCGCACCTGCACGGCTACCCGGTGGCGATCCTGGCCAACAACGGTGTGCTGTTCGCCGAGGCGGCGCAGAAAGGCGCGCACTTCATCGAGCTGGCCTGCCAACGCGGGATCCCGCTGGTGTTCCTGCAGAACATCACCGGCTTCATGGTCGGCCAGAAGTACGAGCATGGCGGCATTGCCAAGCACGGCGCCAAGCTGGTCGCTGCCGTGTCCTGCGCACAGGTGCCGAAATTCACGGTGATCATCGGCGGCAGCTTCGGTGCCGGCAACTATGGCATGTGCGGTCGCGCCTACGACCCGCGATTCCTGTGGATGTGGCCGAACGCGCGCATCGGCGTGATGGGGGCCGAGCAGGCCGCCGGGGTTCTGGTGCAGGTCAAGCGCGAGCAGCAGGCGCGTCAGGGCCAGCCATGGGATGCCGACGACGAAGCGCGCATCCGCCAGCCGATCGTCGACCAGTACGAGCGTCAGGCCCATGCCTGGTATTCCAGCGCGCGCCTCTGGGACGACGGCGTCATCGACCCGGCGCAGACCCGCGATGTACTTGCCCTGGCCCTGTCGGCTTCTCTCAACGCCCCGATCGAAGCCAGCCGCTTCGGCATCTTCCGGATGTGAACCATGAACGACTTCGACACCGTGGAACTGGTCAGCGACCCCCGTGGCTTTGCCACCCTGTGGCTGAGCCGGGAAGACAAGCACAACGCGTTCAATGCGCAGATGATCCGCGAACTGATCATGGCCATCGCCCAGGTCGGCGATGACCCGAGCCTGCGCTTTCTGATCCTGCGCGGGCGCGGCAAGCACTTCAGTGCCGGCGCCGACCTGGCCTGGATGCAGGCCTCGGCGGACCTGGACTTCAACACCAACCTGGACGACGCCCGGGAGCTGGCCGAGCTGATGTACGGCCTGGCCCGTCTCAAGCTGCCGACCCTGGCCGTGGTGCACGGCGCGGCGTTCGGGGGTGCGCTGGGATTGATCAGTGCCTGCGACATGGCCCTGGGCACCGAGGATGCGCAGCTGTGCCTGTCGGAGGTGCGCATCGGTCTGGTGCCGGCCGTCATCAGCCCCTTCGTGGTCAAGGCCATCGGTGAACGGGCGACCCGTCGCTATGCCTTGACCGCCGAGCGGTTCGACGCGCACGAGGCACGCACGCTGGGGCTGTTCGCCGACACCTGCCCGCGGGAGGCGCTGGAGCAGCGTCTCGAGGGCTGGATCGATACCTTGCTGCTCAACAGCCCGCAGGCCATGCGCGCCTGCAAGGACCTGCTGCGCGAGGTGGAGTCGGCCGACCTGACCCCGGCCCTGCGCCGGCACTGCGAGAACGCCATCGCCCGGGTCCGGGTCAGCCCGCAGGGTCAGGAAGGGCTGCGCGCCTTCCTGGAGAAACGCCGTCCCGACTGGCAGACCCCTGCGGAGGCACGCCCATGACCCGCCCTACCCTGACCCGCCTGCTGATCGCCAACCGTGGCGAGATCGCCTGCCGCATCATGCGCACCGCCAAGGCCATGGGCCTGACCACCATCGCCGTGCACAGCGCCGTCGACCGCGACGCGCGCCACGCTCGCGAAGCCGACCTGTGCGTCGACCTGGGCGGCACCAAGGCCACCGAGAACTACCTGGACATCGACCGCCTGTTGCAGGCCGCACGCGCCAGTGCCGCCGAGGCGATCCACCCCGGCTACGGGTTCCTGTCGGAAAACGCCGCGTTCGCTCGGGCTGTCGAACAGGCCGGGCTGATCTGGCTCGGGCCACCGTCGAGCGCCATCGAAGCGATGGGCAGCAAGTCAGCGGCCAAGGCCTTGATGCACGCGGCGGGTGTGCCGTTGGTACCGGGGTATCACGGCGACGACCAGGGTTTCGAGCGGTTTCGCCAGGCCGCGCACGAAATCGGTTACCCGGTCCTGCTCAAGGCCAGCGCCGGCGGGGGTGGCAAGGGCATGAAAGTGGTCGAGCGCGAGGCGGACCTGGCCGAGGCCCTGGCGTCGGCGCAGCGTGAGGCCCAGGCGTCGTTCGGTGAGGCGCGCGTGTTGCTCGAACGCTACGTGCTCGATCCACGGCACGTGGAGATCCAGGTGTTCGCCGACCAGCATGGGCACTGCCTGTACCTCAACGAACGTGACTGCTCGATCCAGCGGCGCCACCAGAAAGTCGTCGAAGAGGCACCGGCACCCGGCCTGGACGCCCGCCTGCGCCAGGCCATGGGCGAGGCGGCCGTGCGCGCGGCGCAGGCGATCGGCTATGTCGGTGCCGGCACGGTCGAGTTCCTGCTCGATGCCCAAGGCGCGTTCTACTTCATGGAGATGAACACCCGCCTGCAGGTGGAGCACCCGGTCACCGAAGCCATCACCGGCCTTGACCTGGTGGACTGGCAGATCCGCGTGGCGCGTGGTGAGCCGCTGCCGCTCGAGCAAGCCGACGTTCCGCTCAAGGGCCACGCCATCGAGGTACGGCTGTACGCCGAGGACCCCGCCCATGACTTCCTGCCCGCCACCGGCACCCTGGCACTCTACCGAGAGCCGGCGCCAGGTATCGGTCGACGGGTCGACAGCGGTGTCGAACAGGGCGACACGGTCTCACCCTATTACGACCCCATGCTCGGCAAGCTCATCGCCTGGGGCACCGACCGCGAGCAGGCGCGACTGCGACTGCTGGCAATGCTCGACGAGTTGATGATCGCCGGTGTGCGCACCAATGCACGGTTTCTGCGAACCATCCTGGCGCACCCGGCGTTCGCGGCAGGCGAACTGGACACTGGCTTCATCCCCCGCTTCCACGAGGCCCTGCTGCACGAGGCGCCGCCGCTGGACGCGCGCTTCTGGGCCGTCGCCGCCCGGGCCTGGCTGGACACCTCCCCTGCCTCCATCGATGAGAGCGATCCTTGGAGTCCCTGGGCGCGTAGCGATGGATTGCGCCTGGGCGCGCCAGGCATCGCCTGTTTGACGCTGACCTGCGAAGGTCAGACCCAGACCGTCAGGCTCGACCCTTGCCCGTCACCGGGTGGGTCGTTCGTCGAAGGCAGTCTGGAGGTCGAGCACGGGAGCGTCCGCACACGGCATGCGGCGTTCCGCCAAGGCGATACGCTTTACCTGCAGTGGCAGGGCGAATGCCGAACGGTGCGCCTTCACGAGGCTCACGCCGAGCACGAGTCCCGGACGCAGGGCAGCCTGGTCGCGCCCATGAACGGCAGTATCGTGCGGGTCATGACCCAGGTCGGCGACTGGGTCGAGGCTGGCAGTGCGCTGGTGATCGTCGAAGCGATGAAGATGGAGCACAGCGTGCGCGCGCCTTTCGCGGGCACGGTGACCGCCTTGCCGTGCAGCGAAGGCGACATGGTCAGTGAAGGCGCGGTACTGGTGGCGCTGGAGCCGCCTGCAGAGGCGGCACTGCCTGAAACGACCTCGACATGACGCCAGGCTGCGGCATTTTCAGAAGCGGGCGTGGGCGCGCATGACCACGCCCAGGATCTCCAGTGCCGGGTCGCAGGCCACCGTGGGGTACATGGGGTTGAGCGGGCGCAGGTAGCGTAGACCGCCCTCCTCGACCCATTGCCGGAACACCGTGCCGACACCCGGCTGGCGGGCGATGATCAAGCGCCCTGGAGCCGCCGGCACGCCCGGATCGACCAGGATCAGCATGCCTTCCGGCACGCTGAGTCCGCTCGGCGCATTCATCGCATCGCTCTCTACCCGCAGCCAGAAGGCCTTGCCATGGGCCTGATAGTCGGACAGTTGATGGACGAGGCTGTCGGTCGAGCGCTCGCCGTCAAGTTCCAGCCAGGCCAGTACCGGGTAGCGAAAGCCCGTCGGGTCGCCCAGCGCGCTCAGGGTCTCGTCTGCACCCGTACCGTAGGCCGTCACCTGCTCGGCGATGTGCTCCCCGTGCGGGACGATGTGCAGGCGCACCTGCAGGTGCGGCATGCCCAACGCCTCGAGCACCGCGTTCATCATGTCGAGCTTGGGTTGCCGTTCACGACGCAGCCAGTGTCCGACCGCACCTTGGGTGACGCCCACACGCTCGGCGAGTTTTTCTTGCGTGATGTCGAGCTCACGCATCTTGGCCTTGACCAAGGCGATCCATTTTTCCATGGCAGGCACGATACGGGCTGCCCATGGGCGCTCAATACACATAATGTATTATTTTGAGCGCCACAACGAATACTCCAGGTATTAGCATGGCGTTCCCGTATTTTCCTGCTAGGCACTCAAAGGTAACAGGATGAAACCATCTACATATCTGGAAAGGGATTTGGACAGCGAGGCGGCCCGTCGAGCGCTGGATTTCTACCTCAACCCGCCCACTGCCAAGGTCGACCCCGACGCTTCGCTCTGGATACTGCGCCCGGACATCACCCCCGAACAGGCCCACGACCAGGCCATGCGTCTGCTGCGCTGCGCCGCGACCACCGCCGGTGAATCCGCTGGCGGCCAGCAGGGTTCGTCTCGAGAGCTGTTGTTCGCCTTGATGCACATGATCAACATGGCACGCGCGCTGCTGGATCACGCACAGGCACAGACGGAGATTCAAGGAATGGGGAAGGTACCCGGGGCCTGATACGCGCCGGCAGTCATTATTTTTCGCGCAGGCGCAAAAAACATTTGACGGCCAAATGATAACGATTATTATTGCAACCAGCAGATCGCGAGATCTGCTGGGTAACCTGAACGCCTTTAGGTCGGACGCTCAGATTATCTCCTCATCAGGCTAATCACGGTTTTTGACCCGGCTTTTTGCTGGGTCTTTTTTTTTGGCTCTTCAGGCTAATGAAGGCAGGTGACCGTGTTGAGGGCGATGATAACAAGCCTCGATCATTTCGTGAACGGATGTTGCGACGTTTCCCACGTCAGCACTTGAGAATCAATCGTCTTTTCGGTGCTTCAGGCCTGGACATCGTTTCGCTGTTATCAGCAAGGAGCTGCGCATGACCCGTCTTCTGGCATCCCCTCGTCCTGAACCGTACACCGCCGCCTTTTCCGCAGAGGCCGCGTGCGTGCACCACTTCACGCACTTGCCACGACGGGTGCAGCAGGTCTGGCTGCTCGGTGGCCTGGACGGCCTGGATTTTCGCCAGATCGGCGAACGCCTCGGCCTGTCGGTGCAGGACGTCGAGCACCTGATGCACCAGGCCCTGCGCGGCACCTGGCCGGCACGCGACCCGGCCACACGCTGCGCAGGTCGATGGTACGTACGGCTGCAGAGCCCGCTGGTCACCGCCTGCGAACGTATCGACTTTCGCCGCTGGCTGGATGCGCATCCCGATCACCTGCACGCGTTTCACGCCACTGAGTTGCAATGGCGCAGCCTGACAGCCTGCGCCGGGCAGCTCGGCGCCTCGGGCTGGTACCGGCACGGCCGTGCCGCCCTCTCCTTCAGTGGCTGCTCGCTGGCCATCGGCCTGAGCCTGGCCGCCGTGCTGGCGCTCGGTTATTGGGCCTGAACCGAAGCGGTAGTACAGTAGCGGCACAAGAAACGCCACAGGAGCCTGGCCATGACCGCGACGCCACTTGCGCTGCACATCGATTGCGACTTCGACGCTGGCAACATCGAGGTGATCGATGCCAGTGATCCCACCGACATTCGCCTGAGGATCCGCGCCGACACCGCCAGCGCGCATTTCCAGTGGTTTCACTTCAAGGTCCAGGGTCTGATACCAGGCCAGCCCTACCGCTTCGTGCTGGAGAACGCCGGGCAATCGTCGTATCCCACCGCCTGGCAGGGCTATGACGCCGTCGCGTCGCACGATCAGCAGGCGTGGTTCCGTGTGCCCAGTGACTTCGATGGACAGGCGCTGTCGTTCACCCTCACCGCCCAGGACGACACCGCCTGGTTCGCCTATTTCGAGCCGTATCCGCGGGCGCGTCACCATCAACTGATCGAAAAGGCCCTGGCGCATCCTGCAACCACGCTGCTGGCCAGCGGTCGCAGCGTCGAAGGCCGAGACATTCCCCTGCTGCGCGTCGGCGATGGCGCCACGCACAAGCGCAAGCTGTGGCTGATCGCCCAGCAGCATCCTGGCGAGCACATGGCCGAATGGTTCATGGAGGGCCTGATCGAGCACCTGGCTGCCCCTACACCGGGCATCCAACGCCTGCTCGACGCGGCCGACCTGTACCTGATCCCCAACATGAACCCCGACGGCGCCTGGCATGGCCACCTGCGCACCAATCTCAAAGGGGTGGACCTCAACCGCGCCTGGCAGCAGGCCAGCCTCGAGGAAAGTCCCGAAGTGTTCTTCGCCAAGGCGCAGATGCAGCAGTACGGCGTGGATGCCTTCATCGACGTGCACGGTGACGAAGAAATCCCCCATGTCTTCGTGGCCGCCTGCGAAGGCAATCCGGGCTATACGCCACGCATCGCCCACCTGGAAACGCGCTTTCGCGAGACGCTCTGCGCAGTCACCCCGGATTTCCAGACCACCCACGGCTATCTGCACGATCAACCGGGCCACGCCAACATGGCCTTGGCCTGCAATGCCGTCGGGCAGGCCTACGATTGCCTGTCACTGACGCTGGAGATGCCGTTCAAGGACCATGACGATGCGCCCAATGCACTGACCGGCTGGTCGGGCGAGCGCTCCAAGGCCCTGGCCGGCGCGGTGCTCGAGACCCTCGAACGTCTGGTGGGCGAGCTGCGTTAACCAGGCATGCCTTGACCACCCAGCCACTCGACCCCGTCGGTGAACTGTGCCGGCGGGTGCTGCTGCAGGAAGTCGCACAATCGCTGGAGCACGGCACGCCTGGGGCTGTTGTCTGGCCAGTGCATCCAATAACCATCCCCAGTGGCCACGGCCTGGCGGAAAGGCATCACCAGGCGACCGCTGAGCAGTTCCTCGCCCGCCAGCGTCAGGTCCACCACCGACACGCCAAGGCCCTGCACGGCGGCGCTGATGCCTTGATCGAGCGTGTCGAAGACTTGCCCACGGGTGATCTCGACATCCGGGCGCCCCATGGCAGCCAGCCAGCGTCGCCAGTCGCGCCGGTCGAGCGATGGGTGGAGCAACTGACACTGGTTCAAGGCGGTCAGGCCCAGGTGGGTCGCGATGGGGTAATCGGGGCTGCAGACCGGCGCCAGCCATTCGTCGAACAACAGGGTGCTGTCGAGGCCAGCGCGGCGTTGAGCGTTGCCCAGCAGGAGGGCGCAATCGTACGGCTCGCGCTGGAAATCCACCTGGTCGATGTCCATCCAGACGCTCGCCAGGTGCACGGCGAATCCTTCCCGCTGCTGCCGGAACAGGTCCAGCGTGCGCAACAGCCAGCGCACGCTCAAGGTCGACGGCGCCTTGAGCCGGATGTCGTGGTGCGCTCGCTTGAGTACCGCGCAGGCCTCTTCGATCAAGGTGAAACCGGCGCCCAATTGCGTGGCCAGCGAACGGCCATGCTCGGTCAGCGTCAATTTCGGCCCGCGGCGCTCGAACAGCGCACACGCGAACATCGCCTCCACGGTCTTGACGTGTTGGCTGACCGCCCCTTGGCTGATGCAGAGCTGCTCGGCGGCGCGGGTGAACGAGCCATGGCGCGCCGCGACTTCGAAGGCGCGCAGGGCTTGCAGGGCTGGGATACGTTCTGACATGGACGCGACTCTAGCATT
It encodes the following:
- a CDS encoding gamma-carboxygeranoyl-CoA hydratase (catalyzes the hydration of gamma-carboxygeranoyl-CoA to 3-hydroxy-gamma-carboxygeranoyl-CoA), which encodes MNDFDTVELVSDPRGFATLWLSREDKHNAFNAQMIRELIMAIAQVGDDPSLRFLILRGRGKHFSAGADLAWMQASADLDFNTNLDDARELAELMYGLARLKLPTLAVVHGAAFGGALGLISACDMALGTEDAQLCLSEVRIGLVPAVISPFVVKAIGERATRRYALTAERFDAHEARTLGLFADTCPREALEQRLEGWIDTLLLNSPQAMRACKDLLREVESADLTPALRRHCENAIARVRVSPQGQEGLRAFLEKRRPDWQTPAEARP
- a CDS encoding 3-methylcrotonyl-CoA carboxylase translates to MTRPTLTRLLIANRGEIACRIMRTAKAMGLTTIAVHSAVDRDARHAREADLCVDLGGTKATENYLDIDRLLQAARASAAEAIHPGYGFLSENAAFARAVEQAGLIWLGPPSSAIEAMGSKSAAKALMHAAGVPLVPGYHGDDQGFERFRQAAHEIGYPVLLKASAGGGGKGMKVVEREADLAEALASAQREAQASFGEARVLLERYVLDPRHVEIQVFADQHGHCLYLNERDCSIQRRHQKVVEEAPAPGLDARLRQAMGEAAVRAAQAIGYVGAGTVEFLLDAQGAFYFMEMNTRLQVEHPVTEAITGLDLVDWQIRVARGEPLPLEQADVPLKGHAIEVRLYAEDPAHDFLPATGTLALYREPAPGIGRRVDSGVEQGDTVSPYYDPMLGKLIAWGTDREQARLRLLAMLDELMIAGVRTNARFLRTILAHPAFAAGELDTGFIPRFHEALLHEAPPLDARFWAVAARAWLDTSPASIDESDPWSPWARSDGLRLGAPGIACLTLTCEGQTQTVRLDPCPSPGGSFVEGSLEVEHGSVRTRHAAFRQGDTLYLQWQGECRTVRLHEAHAEHESRTQGSLVAPMNGSIVRVMTQVGDWVEAGSALVIVEAMKMEHSVRAPFAGTVTALPCSEGDMVSEGAVLVALEPPAEAALPETTST
- a CDS encoding Cro/Cl family transcriptional regulator; amino-acid sequence: MCIERPWAARIVPAMEKWIALVKAKMRELDITQEKLAERVGVTQGAVGHWLRRERQPKLDMMNAVLEALGMPHLQVRLHIVPHGEHIAEQVTAYGTGADETLSALGDPTGFRYPVLAWLELDGERSTDSLVHQLSDYQAHGKAFWLRVESDAMNAPSGLSVPEGMLILVDPGVPAAPGRLIIARQPGVGTVFRQWVEEGGLRYLRPLNPMYPTVACDPALEILGVVMRAHARF
- a CDS encoding RNA polymerase subunit sigma-70; the protein is MTRLLASPRPEPYTAAFSAEAACVHHFTHLPRRVQQVWLLGGLDGLDFRQIGERLGLSVQDVEHLMHQALRGTWPARDPATRCAGRWYVRLQSPLVTACERIDFRRWLDAHPDHLHAFHATELQWRSLTACAGQLGASGWYRHGRAALSFSGCSLAIGLSLAAVLALGYWA
- a CDS encoding LysR family transcriptional regulator, whose amino-acid sequence is MSERIPALQALRAFEVAARHGSFTRAAEQLCISQGAVSQHVKTVEAMFACALFERRGPKLTLTEHGRSLATQLGAGFTLIEEACAVLKRAHHDIRLKAPSTLSVRWLLRTLDLFRQQREGFAVHLASVWMDIDQVDFQREPYDCALLLGNAQRRAGLDSTLLFDEWLAPVCSPDYPIATHLGLTALNQCQLLHPSLDRRDWRRWLAAMGRPDVEITRGQVFDTLDQGISAAVQGLGVSVVDLTLAGEELLSGRLVMPFRQAVATGDGYWMHWPDNSPRRAVLQRLCDFLQQHPPAQFTDGVEWLGGQGMPG